In one Nicotiana sylvestris chromosome 8, ASM39365v2, whole genome shotgun sequence genomic region, the following are encoded:
- the LOC104232433 gene encoding ultraviolet-B receptor UVR8, translating to MMLRLLKHGRIPASDLSRRWMSSSCSRKTTVMSFGDGSHGALGLPSSIIGMGSDAYEPTPIPGLPPDVVTIAAGHFHSLAVTSEGHVWAWGRNNEGQLGRDPLSPRESWNEPKRVEGLNKVKVQAAFASGAISAAIGDDGSLWVWGSSKRGQLGLGKGITTAAIPSRVETLSGQDLVKVSLGWGHALALAENGNLFGWGYYSDGRIGNIGRELEISPLESNSTKLSSGEESSAIEAAEKSVMEAMEKEKDMPIIWEPGSVEELHGLKVADVACGLDHSLVLCCDGALFSGGSNVYGQLGRLNKDLGMRPVDIQFRPLSIASGLGHSLAVCHGASSEATEDATRVVSWGWNRSSQLGREGPEDIPQVVEGLAGETPISVSGGRAHSLALTAKKEVWAWGCGKNGRLGLGSSTDEVEPMLVEYLEGTEVIQAVAGLDHSLVLVAE from the exons ATGATGTTACGGTTACTGAAGCACGGAAGAATTCCGGCGAGTGATCTCTCCCGCCGGTGGATGAGCAGCAGCTGTAGTAGGAAAACTACGGTGATGAGCTTCGGTGATGGAAGCCACGGGGCATTGGGCTTGCCGTCGTCCATCATTGGTATGGGCTCCGACGCTTACGAGCCCACTCCTATTCCGGGCCTTCCGCCCGATGTTGTTACCATCGCCGCCGGTCACTTCCACTCCCTCGCCGTTACTTCTGAGGGTCATGTTTGGGCTTGGGGCCGTAACAATGAAGGCCAGCTTGGCCGTGATCCTCTTTCTCCAAG AGAATCGTGGAACGAACCAAAAAGAGTTGAAGGATTAAATAAAGTGAAAGTTCAAGCCGCATTTGCATCAGGTGCCATTTCTGCTGCCATTGGAGACGATGGATCTCTCTGGGTTTGGGGAAGTTCCAAGCGGGGGCAGCTTGGTCTTGGCAAAGGAATCACCACAGCTGCCATACCTTCTAGAGTTGAAACACTTTCTGGACAAGACTTAGTTAAG GTATCATTAGGCTGGGGGCATGCTCTTGCATTGGCTGAGAATGGGAATTTGTTTGGCTGGGGATATTATTCAGATGGTAGAATAGGCAATATAGGAAGAGAGTTGGAGATCTCTCCACTGGAATCAAACAGTACTAAACTAAGTTCAGGAGAAGAATCTTCTGCAATTGAAGCTGCTGAGAAGTCAGTCATGGAAGCCATGGAGAAGGAAAAGGACATGCCTATAATTTGGGAGCCCGGTTCAGTTGAGGAGTTACATGGGTTAAAAGTTGCAGATGTGGCTTGTGGACTCGACCACTCTTTAGTCCTTTGCT gCGATGGGGCATTATTTAGTGGTGGAAGCAATGTTTATGGCCAGTTAGGAAGACTCAATAAAGACTTGGGGATGCGACCAGTTGATATACAATTCCGTCCTCTCTCTATAGCTTCAGGTTTAGGGCATTCTTTGGCAGTTTGTCATGGTGCTTCATCAGAAGCAACAGAAGACGCAACAAGAGTTGTATCTTGGGGATGGAACCGAAGTTCTCAACTCGGGAGAGAAGGTCCAGAGGACATTCCTCAGGTTGTAGAGGGGCTGGCTGGCGAGACGCCTATTTCTGTGTCAGGAGGACGTGCACATTCCCTTGCTCTCACAGCTAAGAAAGAGGTTTGGGCTTGGGGCTGTGGGAAGAATGGGAGGCTTGGGTTGGGCAGCTCGACTGATGAAGTGGAACCTATGCTGGTTGAATATTTGGAGGGTACTGAAGTTATTCAAGCTGTTGCAGGGTTGGATCATAGTCTTGTTCTGGTTGCTGAATAA
- the LOC104232434 gene encoding uncharacterized protein, which yields MALKLHHCHLQHLSKFTSASILLPNFQTLSISKLNGGITRVKSQKISSKIRKRRPISASVSPLDLTEDNIIQVLEDAKAELAQLFDNSVGITGKAELAEVDGPYVKLRLSGKFWHKRSTVVARLGNYLKQRIPEILEVDIEDEKQLDDSPANF from the exons ATGGCACTGAAACTTCACCACTGCCATCTACAACACTTATCTAAATTCACTTCTGCTTCTATTTTACTACCAAATTTTCAGACACTATCTATTTCAAAGCTAAATGGGGGAATAACAAGGgtaaaaagtcaaaaaatatcatcaaaaataagaaaaagaaggcCTATATCAGCTTCAGTTTCACCTCTTGATTTGACAGAAGACAACATCATCCAAGTCTTAGAAGATGCTAAGGCTGAG TTGGCACAACTTTTTGATAATTCAGTTGGGATAACAG GGAAAGCAGAACTAGCAGAAGTAGATGGACCTTATGTGAAGCTTAGACTAAGTGGCAAGTTTTGGCATAAACGTTCTACTGTTGTAGCAAGATTGGGTAATTACTTGAAGCAAAGAATCCCA gAAATCTTGGAGGTAGATATAGAAGATGAGAAACAGTTAGATGACAGTCCTGCAAACTTTTGA
- the LOC104232436 gene encoding CASP-like protein 2A1, with protein MGSPQGLEDENGSSSSMRTAETMLRLLPMALCVVALVIMLKNSQTNDFGSLSYSDLGTFRYLVHANGICAAYSLLSAIVSAVPRPTTMPKAWTFFLLDQILTYVILAAGAASTEVVYLAYKGDTAVTWSETCGLFGGFCRKATESVAITFIVGLCYVGISLLSSYRLFSKYDAPIGDYKNKGGIEMATY; from the exons ATGGGGTCACCACAAGGCCTAGAGGATGAAAATGGTAGCAGCAGCAGCATGCGCACGGCTGAGACAATGCTGCGCTTACTGCCCATGGCACTGTGTGTAGTGGCTCTTGTAATCATGCTCAAGAACTCCCAAACCAATGACTTTGGTTCCCTTTCTTACTCTGACCTTGGAACCTTCAG GTACCTTGTACATGCAAATGGAATTTGTGCAGCTTATTCCCTTTTATCAGCTATAGTATCAGCTGTTCCTCGTCCTACAACTATGCCTAAAGCCTGGACGTTCTTCCTCCTTGATCAG ATCTTGACGTATGTAATATTAGCTGCTGGAGCTGCATCAACAGAGGTGGTATATTTGGCGTATAAAGGCGACACGGCTGTTACATGGAGTGAAACATGCGGTTTATTCGGAGGTTTCTGCAGAAAGGCAACAGAATCTGTGGCCATTACATTCATTGTAGGCCTTTGTTATGTAGGGATTTCTCTGCTTTCCTCTTACAGACTTTTCAGCAAATATGATGCACCAATTGGGGACTATAAGAACAAGGGAGGAATTGAAATGGCTACTTATTGA